Genomic window (Magnetococcales bacterium):
ACCGTTCGCCCACCGTATTGGCGGGGATGGTGACGGTCATTTCCCGGTCGTAGGTTCCTTTGGCGACGACGATGACTTCCATGGCATCCTGGCTTGGTTGACAGTTGTAGGGTGGTGCGAAAGGGGGGACTCGAACCCCCAGGCCTTGCGGCACTGGATCCTAAGTCCAGCGCGTCTACCGGTTCCGCCACTTTCGCGCAAGGCCGGCAAATCCGCATGCGGGGTGATGAGCCTGCCGGTGGCCGGATCGCCTGTCGGGGGAGCGGGCCTTTCCGGCGTCCCCTGTCGGGAGACCCGTGACGGCGCTCCGCCGCAGAAGGGGAGGGGCCTGGAGGGGGAGGGGGTGAAAGGGAGGGGTGTGCGACCTCCCGATCCCGCCTTTCAGGGATACCACCGGTTCCGCGGGTGGCAAGCGTAAATGGGGCGAACGACGCGATTCGAACGCGCGACCACCGGAGCCACAATCCAGTGCTCTACCTCTGAGCTACGTCCGCCACAGACGGCCTTCGGCCAGCCGTTCCGGGAAGTCGGTGAGGATGACATCCGGTTCAGTCGCCGCAAGGTCTTCCTTCATAGCAGGAGCGTCTTCCCAAGGCAAGAGTGCCCGTGAAAAAAGGGGGCAAAAAGGGCTTTTTCGGGGCAATTTGTGGCATCCGTGGCCTTTTTACCGCTCCAGCAAGGCTTCCAGGGAGGGGGTATCCAGCAGGGCTTCGCTCCAGATGTCCAGGGATCGGGCCTCGGCGTTTTCGACCCGACGGACCACCTCCTCGGAAAGGGGGCCGAAGCGGTGTTGCATCAGTTTCAGCAGCAGGGTGACCTCCCCCTTGCGCAGACCCCGTGCCTCGCCCCGTGCCTCGCCGATGGCGATGCCCTCGTCCCGTGCCAGCTCCACCGCGCCTTTGGCGTCGGTGACGGCCATGCCGGCCTTGTCGTAGAGTTCCCGTTCGTCCGGGTTCATGTTGGCCAGGCGGGCGATTTCGAAGGCGTGGCGCAACGGCGGGGCGTTGAACTGGGCGGGGATCTCCGTCAGGGACTCGGCGGATTTGAGGAAAAAGAGCCACTGGTCGAGAACGTTGTCGAGTTCCCCAAGGGATTTGGTGAACTTGGGCAGTTCGATGAAATCATGGCGGATATCCTGAAGATAGGATTGTCCGGTCAGGGTTTCACGGGATTCGTGCCGGGAGATGCAGTGGGGAAAGCCGGGAAAGAGGTTGAAATCGGTGATGGTGATGGCGATGACCTGATTGAGTTTGGGGTACTCCTCGCCCTTTTCGATCTGTTGCACATAGGCCTTGGCGGCGTTGTACTGAATGCGTTTCAGGAAGGCGGCGACCTTCTGGATCTGCATCTCCACGATGTAGGTGATGCCCCGGTGATCCCGGCACTTCACATCGAGGATGGAGTATTTCATCTCCCGGATTCGGGGTGCCTGGAAGGGGTCGAGCAGGGTGACCTCTGCCAGACGGCGTTCGCCGTCGAGCCCGAGCAGGCTTTCGAGGAAGCTGATCAGAACATCCTTGGCCTCCTCGCTGCCGAAGATTTTTTTGAAGGCGAAATCGATGCGGGGGTCGATGAAGATCATGTCGGGCGCCCTGATGCGTTAATGTTGCCGGATCGAGGGAGTTATAAACCGTGCAATATTCTGACTTTTAATATTTTATCTTTTAAGTATCAAAAAAAGGAAATGTTCTATTTTTTGACGTTTTCCTTTATTATTTGAGCTAATTGCAAGATAGCGATGCAACTGCTCGGAACGATCTAAATGAATGATAAATGAAAAGTCAAAAGACTAGAACATTTCCTTTTTTTGATACTTAAAAGATAACATATTGAAAGTCAAAAGAAATTTAGAATATATTCCCGGTTGGCTGCTGGCGTTTCGCACCTGCCCCTTCAGTATAGCCCAAGAACCGATCGTCGTCATGCTCTTCCTGGAGGGCAGCAGACGGGAGGGCCTACATTTCGCTTTTCAGGATGTCGTCGGCATCGCAACAGAAATTCCGCAGATCGCGGGGGTCCCCCGCGCCGTCGGTGCGGCCTTCGACGAAGTCGCGGTAGCGTTCCACCAGCTCGGGCTGGGGCACGTCCTGGAAGCGGGCCGGAACCTCCGGTCCCAGGTTGAAGAAGAAGGCGGCGGCCTTTCGGGCCTCCTCCCGCAGATCGGGGCGGGCCCCGGCCACATAGCTCCATACCGCCAGCAGCAGGCGGTGCGAGGTGTGGCTGCGCAGAACGGCCGCACTGCGCTCCAGCGCCGGCTGCATCGGTTCCGACAAGGCCAGGTTGCGCAAGGCGATCAGGCCGTGAAGTTCCGCCTCACCTTTCCAGAGAGCGACGGCCTCCTCAATGGCCTTCTCTCCGGGAAGCCGCTCCGGCAGATTCAGCTCCACCGCTAGCCACAAGCGGTTAACCAGTCCGCTCAGCTCCGGTTCCGTCTCGAAACCCTCCAGCGCCGTTTGCAGATCCTCGCGCCATCCGCTCTGTCCCAATTGCAAACGCAGATGGCCGCGATTGAAACGCAAATAGGCTTCGGTTGATTCGAGGGCCACGCCCCGGTCGAACGATTGCAACGCCTGTTGGCACTGGCGGCGATACTCCCCCTGAAGCGAACCCAGCCCGTTCCAGGGGGTGGCATCGGCGTCGTCGATGCGGATGGCGTTGCGGAAGGCGCTTTCGGCCTCTTCGGGGCGAGCCAGCTGGCTGATCAGCAGATTGCCCAGGCCGTTCCACGGAAAGGAG
Coding sequences:
- a CDS encoding Rpn family recombination-promoting nuclease/putative transposase, giving the protein MIFIDPRIDFAFKKIFGSEEAKDVLISFLESLLGLDGERRLAEVTLLDPFQAPRIREMKYSILDVKCRDHRGITYIVEMQIQKVAAFLKRIQYNAAKAYVQQIEKGEEYPKLNQVIAITITDFNLFPGFPHCISRHESRETLTGQSYLQDIRHDFIELPKFTKSLGELDNVLDQWLFFLKSAESLTEIPAQFNAPPLRHAFEIARLANMNPDERELYDKAGMAVTDAKGAVELARDEGIAIGEARGEARGLRKGEVTLLLKLMQHRFGPLSEEVVRRVENAEARSLDIWSEALLDTPSLEALLER